The following are encoded together in the Lathyrus oleraceus cultivar Zhongwan6 chromosome 3, CAAS_Psat_ZW6_1.0, whole genome shotgun sequence genome:
- the LOC127128931 gene encoding potassium transporter 5, whose protein sequence is MPLEEEAVVVDMDNIEKNNHPTRRYKRNDSLEIEARTPSHSRDPKGESTTLMLQLAFQSLGIVYGDIGTSPMYVLSSVFPQGIKNNDDVLGVFSLIFYTLTLIPLIKYVFFVLRATDNGDGGTFALYSLLCRYAKVGLLPNKQEEDAQVSNYQLKLPNNREKMASKLKSMLENSHCTKAFLLIATLLGTSMVIGDGVLTPCISVLSAVGGIKEAASSITENQIVWISVAILILLFMVQRFGTDKVGYSFAPIICIWFALIAGIGLYNFIKYDASVIKGLNPKYIVDYFVRNKKEAWISLGGIVLCTTGAEALFADVGHFTVRSIQISMCCVTYPALIFAYAGQAAFLRKNNDLVSATFFKSIPGPMYWPMFVVAVLAAIIASQAMISGTFSIIQQSLSLGCFPRVQIIHTSEKYEGQVYIPEVNYFLMIACIAITIGFKTTTEIGNAYGIAVVFVMTLTSAFLILIMVLIWNTHIILVIAYALIIGSVELIYLSSVLYKFDQGGYLPLAFAVLLMFIMLIWNNVYRKKYYYELDHKISQEKLRDIACDTSLCRLPGLAMFYSELVQGIPPIFEHFIQNVPALHSVLVFVTIKSLPISKIQREERFLFRRVQPKELNVFRCVVRYGYTDVRNEQEPFEKLMLERLKEFIVNENYCLQDVSDGEAKVQEGAEKEIEIIEQASRAGVVHLVGENEVIARKGAGIWRRIMIDYSYNFLKKNLRETEKLFDIPQQRMVKVGMTYEL, encoded by the exons ATGCCTTTAGAAGAAGAAGCCGTGGTTGTCGACATGGACAACATAGAAAAGAATAACCATCCTACTCGAAGGTATAAAAGAAATGATTCTCTAGAAATCGAAGCTCGAACCCCCTCTCACTCCCGTGACCCGAAA GGAGAATCAACTACCTTAATGCTACAACTGGCATTTCAAAGTCTCGGAATAGTTTACGGAGACATTGGAACCTCGCCAATGTATGTGCTTTCAAGTGTCTTCCCACAGGGTATAAAGAACAACGATGATGTCTTGGGTGTTTTTTCTTTAATCTTTTACACGCTCACTCTCATTCCTTTGATCAAGTATGTTTTCTTCGTCCTAAGGGCAACCGATAACGGCGATG GTGGAACATTTGCTTTGTATTCTCTCCTATGCCGTTACGCCAAAGTGGGACTTCTTCCGAATAAACAAGAAGAGGACGCACAAGTGTCTAATTATCAGCTGAAATTGCCAAACAACCGTGAAAAGATGGCATCAAAGCTTAAATCTATGCTTGAGAACAGTCACTGTACGAAGGCTTTCCTCTTAATTGCTACTTTGCTCGGAACTTCCATGGTCATCGGTGACGGTGTTCTTACCCCTTGCATATCTG TAttatccgctgttggagggatcaAGGAAGCTGCTAGCAGCATAACTGAGA ATCAAATTGTTTGGATATCAGTGGCAATCTTGATTCTTCTTTTTATGGTTCAGAGATTTGGAACTGATAAAGTTGGTTACAGTTTTGCTCCCATAATCTGTATATGGTTCGCTCTCATTGCCGGGATTGGCCTATACAATTTCATCAAGTATGATGCATCAGTTATAAAAGGATTAAATCCAAAATACATAGTAGATTATTTCGTCAGGAATAAAAAAGAAGCATGGATTTCTCTTGGTGGCATTGTTCTCTGTACAACAG GAGCTGAAGCGTTATTTGCTGATGTTGGACATTTCACAGTTCGGTCTATACAGATAAGTATGTGTTGTGTTACTTATCCTGCTCTTATTTTTGCTTATGCTGGACAAGCCGCATTTCTTCGCAAAAACAACGATCTTGTTAGTGCCACATTCTTTAAGTCCATACCAG GCCCTATGTATTGGCCAATGTTTGTGGTTGCTGTTTTGGCAGCAATAATAGCATCTCAAGCCATGATCTCAGGGACTTTTTCTATAATCCAACAATCTCTATCCTTAGGATGTTTTCCTCGGGTGCAAATTATACATACATCGGAAAAGTATGAAGGACAAGTTTATATTCCAGAAGTTAATTACTTCCTCATGATTGCTTGTATTGCCATCACTATTGGATTTAAAACCACAACAGAAATCGGCAATGCCTATG GGATAGCAGTGGTGTTTGTGATGACACTAACATCTGCTTTTCTGATACTAATCATGGTCTTGATATGGAACACTCACATAATACTGGTCATCGCCTATGCTCTCATCATTGGTTCAGTGGAGCTTATTTATTTAAGTTCAGTTTTATACAAATTTGACCAAGGAGGTTATCTTCCTCTTGCATTCGCGGTGTTGCTAATGTTCATTATGCTTATTTGGAATAACGTGTATCGGAAGAAATACTATTATGAACTCGATCACAAGATTTCTCAAGAGAAACTCAGAGACATTGCTTGTGACACAAGTTTATGCCGATTACCAGGGCTTGCAATGTTTTACTCAGAGCTTGTTCAAGGTATTCCGCCAATTTTCGAGCACTTTATTCAAAATGTACCTGCACTTCATTCCGTCCTTGTCTTTGTTACAATCAAATCTTTGCCTATTAGTAAAATCCAAAGAGAGGAAAGGTTTCTCTTTCGCCGAGTGCAGCCTAAAGAGCTCAATGTATTCCGATGTGTTGTTAGATATGGATACACCGATGTCCGCAATGAGCAAGAGCCTTTTGAGAAGCTAATGCTTGAGAGGTTAAAGGAGTTTATTGTCAATGAAAATTATTGTTTACAAGATGTTAGTGATGGTGAAGCTAAAGTACAAGAGGGAGCTGAAAAAGAGATTGAAATAATTGAACAAGCATCAAGGGCAGGTGTTGTTCACTTGGTTGGTGAAAATGAGGTGATTGCTAGGAAAGGAGCTGGCATATGGAGGAGGATTATGATTGATTATTCTTACAACTTTTTGAAGAAAAACTTGAGGGAGACTGAAAAACTATTTGATATTCCTCAACAACGTATGGTCAAAGTGGGAATGACTTATGAACTATAA